A window of the Drosophila simulans strain w501 chromosome 2L, Prin_Dsim_3.1, whole genome shotgun sequence genome harbors these coding sequences:
- the LOC6732677 gene encoding uncharacterized protein LOC6732677 isoform X7, translating to MNNFTTTTAAAPPKEALPRSGHVNEVCKEWLVREDGALAYKLQSQEINDFYKGNRYRNAVVREDFPTALHEQIKEKEQAQRRVDAYRRRLTEQEEHDKRVAKEIADKLERDLQEQQQKELMQSELIAKQMQEIYVNLPPVPPPVTRDKSRPPPRPAKASIHLQQQQQTQQTQSTQQQHQPEPSTSQQARYHSQLQQQQPLQLQQQHFSQTDNYVGLSLIPNIVDLPGAAAACTTPSRNAQAQNQLLKLSPEKYDQLVGNFGLGSGSVSGLGSGSGSAKAAERHMQQHADDIELYVDPCDYASLREIGLPLEEIQEMSKKLKQEQKDELLARRLQAIESKDCVRQEHRDRLLAIEAQDKELAKMLQDRMNSKKLFSCRYNYLGFKKEKAKAKRAKEKARLRKTQQKEAAEAANGNGSLLCGTNSHCGPLLPLPPDCLSSNGNQSQADIDVEAYSNPIDVLNSSREQRPHNGPLTNGSLTRDGGSSSNHSSMQRQQRNMVPIRGEDDIYTLPVDSCRPGPRPLSLHVTEAMPPVQNHNSMTRSEHYGSEAGSHDSSHQSGQDVSPHMKYSKSGNFGIYIKVPVPRRLTCQFKVLEDQIQVKIVKRSPRTSARISEP from the exons TGTGCAAGGAGTGGCTCGTGCGTGAGGATGGCGCTCTGGCCTATAAGCTTCAGTCCCAAGAGA TTAATGACTTCTACAAGGGAAATCGGTACAGAAACGCAGTGGTTCGCGAGGACTTCCCAACAGCCCTGCACGAACAAatcaaggagaaggagcaggcaCAGCGAAGAGTGGATGCCTACAGAAGACGTCTGACAGAACA GGAGGAGCATGACAAGCGAGTGGCCAAAGAAATAGCTGACAAACTGGAGCGTGatctgcaggagcagcagcaaaaggagCTGATGCAAAGCGAGTTGATTGCCAAGCAAATGCAG GAAATCTATGTTAATTTGCCGCCCGTACCGCCGCCAGTCACACGGGACAAGAGTCGTCCGCCGCCACGTCCCGCCAAAGCAAGTATAcacctgcaacagcagcagcagacacaACAGACACAGTcgacacagcagcaacatcagccaGAGCCGAGCACCTCACAGCAGGCTAGATATCACagtcagctgcagcagcagcaaccgttgcagctgcagcagcaacacttcTCACAAACAGACAACTATGTAGGATTATCGCTTATACCAAATATTGTTGACCTGCcgggggcagcagcagcatgcaCCACTCCCAGTAGAAATGCACAGGCACAAAATCAGCTGTTG AAATTGTCACCCGAGAAATACGATCAACTTGTGGGCAATTTCGGTTTGGGATCTGGATCTGTATCGGgattgggatcgggatcgggatcggccAAGGCAGCTGAGAGACACATGCAGCAACATGCCGATGACATTGAGCTCTATGTGGATCCCTGCGACTATGCGAGTCTGCGGGAGATCGGGCTGCCGCTGGAGGAGATTCAGGAGATGAGCAAGAAGCTGAAGCAGGAGCAGAAAGATGAG TTGCTGGCTCGCCGTCTGCAGGCCATTGAGTCGAAGGACTGTGTGCGTCAGGAGCACAGGGATCGCCTGCTGGCCATTGAGGCACAGGACAAGGAACTGGCCAAAATGCTGCAGGATAGG ATGAATtccaaaaaattattttcctgTAGGTACAACTACTTAGGATTCAAAAAG GAAAAGGCCAAAGCCAAGAGGGCCAAGGAGAAAGCTCGTCTGCGAAAAACTCAGCAGAAGGAAGCCGCAGAGGCTGCCAATGGAAACGGTAGTCTGCTTTGTGGCACCAATTCCCACTGCGGTCCACTGCTACCACTGCCCCCGGATTGCCTTTCCAGCAATGGCAATCAGTCGCAGGCCGACATCGATGTGGAGGCCTACTCCAATCCCATAGACGTGCTCAACAGTAGTCGTGAACAGCGGCCCCACAACGGACCTTTGACCAATGGCAGCCTGACCAGAGATGGGGGCTCGAGCTCCAATCACAGTTCCATGCAGAGGCAACAAAGGAACATGGTGCCCATAAGGGGCGAAGATGATATCTACACACTGCCCGTGGACAGTTGTAGGCCAGGTCCAAGGCCTCTTTCATTGCACGTGACGGAGGCAATGCCACCAGTTCAAAACCACAACTCCATGACCAG GTCCGAGCATTATGGATCAGAAGCCGGATCCCACGACAGCTCGCATCAGAGTGGCCAAGACGTATCGCCACACATGAAGTACTCCAAGTCCGGCAATTtcggtatatat ATCAAAGTGCCAGTCCCACGCCGCCTTACATGCCAATTCAAGGTACTCGAAGATCAAATTCAAGTGAAGATCGTAAAAAGAAGTCCAAGGACAAGTGCACGCATCAGTGAACCATAA
- the LOC6732677 gene encoding uncharacterized protein LOC6732677 isoform X9 — MNNFTTTTAAAPPKEALPRSGHVNEVCKEWLVREDGALAYKLQSQEINDFYKGNRYRNAVVREDFPTALHEQIKEKEQAQRRVDAYRRRLTEQEEHDKRVAKEIADKLERDLQEQQQKELMQSELIAKQMQEIYVNLPPVPPPVTRDKSRPPPRPAKKLSPEKYDQLVGNFGLGSGSVSGLGSGSGSAKAAERHMQQHADDIELYVDPCDYASLREIGLPLEEIQEMSKKLKQEQKDELLARRLQAIESKDCVRQEHRDRLLAIEAQDKELAKMLQDRMNSKKLFSCRYNYLGFKKEKAKAKRAKEKARLRKTQQKEAAEAANGNGSLLCGTNSHCGPLLPLPPDCLSSNGNQSQADIDVEAYSNPIDVLNSSREQRPHNGPLTNGSLTRDGGSSSNHSSMQRQQRNMVPIRGEDDIYTLPVDSCRPGPRPLSLHVTEAMPPVQNHNSMTRSEHYGSEAGSHDSSHQSGQDVSPHMKYSKSGNFGIYIKVPVPRRLTCQFKVLEDQIQVKIVKRSPRTSARISEP, encoded by the exons TGTGCAAGGAGTGGCTCGTGCGTGAGGATGGCGCTCTGGCCTATAAGCTTCAGTCCCAAGAGA TTAATGACTTCTACAAGGGAAATCGGTACAGAAACGCAGTGGTTCGCGAGGACTTCCCAACAGCCCTGCACGAACAAatcaaggagaaggagcaggcaCAGCGAAGAGTGGATGCCTACAGAAGACGTCTGACAGAACA GGAGGAGCATGACAAGCGAGTGGCCAAAGAAATAGCTGACAAACTGGAGCGTGatctgcaggagcagcagcaaaaggagCTGATGCAAAGCGAGTTGATTGCCAAGCAAATGCAG GAAATCTATGTTAATTTGCCGCCCGTACCGCCGCCAGTCACACGGGACAAGAGTCGTCCGCCGCCACGTCCCGCCAAA AAATTGTCACCCGAGAAATACGATCAACTTGTGGGCAATTTCGGTTTGGGATCTGGATCTGTATCGGgattgggatcgggatcgggatcggccAAGGCAGCTGAGAGACACATGCAGCAACATGCCGATGACATTGAGCTCTATGTGGATCCCTGCGACTATGCGAGTCTGCGGGAGATCGGGCTGCCGCTGGAGGAGATTCAGGAGATGAGCAAGAAGCTGAAGCAGGAGCAGAAAGATGAG TTGCTGGCTCGCCGTCTGCAGGCCATTGAGTCGAAGGACTGTGTGCGTCAGGAGCACAGGGATCGCCTGCTGGCCATTGAGGCACAGGACAAGGAACTGGCCAAAATGCTGCAGGATAGG ATGAATtccaaaaaattattttcctgTAGGTACAACTACTTAGGATTCAAAAAG GAAAAGGCCAAAGCCAAGAGGGCCAAGGAGAAAGCTCGTCTGCGAAAAACTCAGCAGAAGGAAGCCGCAGAGGCTGCCAATGGAAACGGTAGTCTGCTTTGTGGCACCAATTCCCACTGCGGTCCACTGCTACCACTGCCCCCGGATTGCCTTTCCAGCAATGGCAATCAGTCGCAGGCCGACATCGATGTGGAGGCCTACTCCAATCCCATAGACGTGCTCAACAGTAGTCGTGAACAGCGGCCCCACAACGGACCTTTGACCAATGGCAGCCTGACCAGAGATGGGGGCTCGAGCTCCAATCACAGTTCCATGCAGAGGCAACAAAGGAACATGGTGCCCATAAGGGGCGAAGATGATATCTACACACTGCCCGTGGACAGTTGTAGGCCAGGTCCAAGGCCTCTTTCATTGCACGTGACGGAGGCAATGCCACCAGTTCAAAACCACAACTCCATGACCAG GTCCGAGCATTATGGATCAGAAGCCGGATCCCACGACAGCTCGCATCAGAGTGGCCAAGACGTATCGCCACACATGAAGTACTCCAAGTCCGGCAATTtcggtatatat ATCAAAGTGCCAGTCCCACGCCGCCTTACATGCCAATTCAAGGTACTCGAAGATCAAATTCAAGTGAAGATCGTAAAAAGAAGTCCAAGGACAAGTGCACGCATCAGTGAACCATAA
- the LOC6732677 gene encoding basic-leucine zipper transcription factor A isoform X6, with product MNNFTTTTAAAPPKEALPRSGHVNEVCKEWLVREDGALAYKLQSQEINDFYKGNRYRNAVVREDFPTALHEQIKEKEQAQRRVDAYRRRLTEQEEHDKRVAKEIADKLERDLQEQQQKELMQSELIAKQMQEIYVNLPPVPPPVTRDKSRPPPRPAKASIHLQQQQQTQQTQSTQQQHQPEPSTSQQARYHSQLQQQQPLQLQQQHFSQTDNYVGLSLIPNIVDLPGAAAACTTPSRNAQAQNQLLPPQQQQHQSSSPARRARAPTNATTSATTNMPSTSSITQHPPTHTAHPADIDELVDYADVADSIRDYNIAATSAAATSASIVDAAATSLQKQRSPSHENLLRTEPKFQKLSPEKYDQLVGNFGLGSGSVSGLGSGSGSAKAAERHMQQHADDIELYVDPCDYASLREIGLPLEEIQEMSKKLKQEQKDELLARRLQAIESKDCVRQEHRDRLLAIEAQDKELAKMLQDRMNSKKLFSCRYNYLGFKKEKAKAKRAKEKARLRKTQQKEAAEAANGNGSLLCGTNSHCGPLLPLPPDCLSSNGNQSQADIDVEAYSNPIDVLNSSREQRPHNGPLTNGSLTRDGGSSSNHSSMQRQQRNMVPIRGEDDIYTLPVDSCRPGPRPLSLHVTEAMPPVQNHNSMTRSEHYGSEAGSHDSSHQSGQDVSPHMKYSKSGNFGIYIKVPVPRRLTCQFKVLEDQIQVKIVKRSPRTSARISEP from the exons TGTGCAAGGAGTGGCTCGTGCGTGAGGATGGCGCTCTGGCCTATAAGCTTCAGTCCCAAGAGA TTAATGACTTCTACAAGGGAAATCGGTACAGAAACGCAGTGGTTCGCGAGGACTTCCCAACAGCCCTGCACGAACAAatcaaggagaaggagcaggcaCAGCGAAGAGTGGATGCCTACAGAAGACGTCTGACAGAACA GGAGGAGCATGACAAGCGAGTGGCCAAAGAAATAGCTGACAAACTGGAGCGTGatctgcaggagcagcagcaaaaggagCTGATGCAAAGCGAGTTGATTGCCAAGCAAATGCAG GAAATCTATGTTAATTTGCCGCCCGTACCGCCGCCAGTCACACGGGACAAGAGTCGTCCGCCGCCACGTCCCGCCAAAGCAAGTATAcacctgcaacagcagcagcagacacaACAGACACAGTcgacacagcagcaacatcagccaGAGCCGAGCACCTCACAGCAGGCTAGATATCACagtcagctgcagcagcagcaaccgttgcagctgcagcagcaacacttcTCACAAACAGACAACTATGTAGGATTATCGCTTATACCAAATATTGTTGACCTGCcgggggcagcagcagcatgcaCCACTCCCAGTAGAAATGCACAGGCACAAAATCAGCTGTTG ccgccgcagcagcagcaacatcaatcATCATCGCCGGCACGTCGGGCACGGGCACCAACAAATGCCACCACATCTGCAACAACTAACATGCCCAGCACTTCATCCATAACTCagcacccacccacacacaccgCACACCCGGCTGACATCGATGAGCTGGTGGACTATGCCGATGTTGCTGACAGCATTCGCGACTACAACATCGCTGCCACGAGcgcggcagcaacatcggccAGCATTGTCgatgcagctgcaacatcaCTCCAGAAACAACGCTCCCCGTCACACGAAAATCTCCTAAGAACCGAACCGAAATTTCAGAAATTGTCACCCGAGAAATACGATCAACTTGTGGGCAATTTCGGTTTGGGATCTGGATCTGTATCGGgattgggatcgggatcgggatcggccAAGGCAGCTGAGAGACACATGCAGCAACATGCCGATGACATTGAGCTCTATGTGGATCCCTGCGACTATGCGAGTCTGCGGGAGATCGGGCTGCCGCTGGAGGAGATTCAGGAGATGAGCAAGAAGCTGAAGCAGGAGCAGAAAGATGAG TTGCTGGCTCGCCGTCTGCAGGCCATTGAGTCGAAGGACTGTGTGCGTCAGGAGCACAGGGATCGCCTGCTGGCCATTGAGGCACAGGACAAGGAACTGGCCAAAATGCTGCAGGATAGG ATGAATtccaaaaaattattttcctgTAGGTACAACTACTTAGGATTCAAAAAG GAAAAGGCCAAAGCCAAGAGGGCCAAGGAGAAAGCTCGTCTGCGAAAAACTCAGCAGAAGGAAGCCGCAGAGGCTGCCAATGGAAACGGTAGTCTGCTTTGTGGCACCAATTCCCACTGCGGTCCACTGCTACCACTGCCCCCGGATTGCCTTTCCAGCAATGGCAATCAGTCGCAGGCCGACATCGATGTGGAGGCCTACTCCAATCCCATAGACGTGCTCAACAGTAGTCGTGAACAGCGGCCCCACAACGGACCTTTGACCAATGGCAGCCTGACCAGAGATGGGGGCTCGAGCTCCAATCACAGTTCCATGCAGAGGCAACAAAGGAACATGGTGCCCATAAGGGGCGAAGATGATATCTACACACTGCCCGTGGACAGTTGTAGGCCAGGTCCAAGGCCTCTTTCATTGCACGTGACGGAGGCAATGCCACCAGTTCAAAACCACAACTCCATGACCAG GTCCGAGCATTATGGATCAGAAGCCGGATCCCACGACAGCTCGCATCAGAGTGGCCAAGACGTATCGCCACACATGAAGTACTCCAAGTCCGGCAATTtcggtatatat ATCAAAGTGCCAGTCCCACGCCGCCTTACATGCCAATTCAAGGTACTCGAAGATCAAATTCAAGTGAAGATCGTAAAAAGAAGTCCAAGGACAAGTGCACGCATCAGTGAACCATAA
- the LOC6732677 gene encoding basic-leucine zipper transcription factor A isoform X1, translated as MNNFTTTTAAAPPKEALPRSGHVNEVCKEWLVREDGALAYKLQSQEINDFYKGNRYRNAVVREDFPTALHEQIKEKEQAQRRVDAYRRRLTEQEEHDKRVAKEIADKLERDLQEQQQKELMQSELIAKQMQEIYVNLPPVPPPVTRDKSRPPPRPAKASIHLQQQQQTQQTQSTQQQHQPEPSTSQQARYHSQLQQQQPLQLQQQHFSQTDNYVGLSLIPNIVDLPGAAAACTTPSRNAQAQNQLLVSDVLSSPQQQQQHHSRFHHAQQPPQQQQHQSSSPARRARAPTNATTSATTNMPSTSSITQHPPTHTAHPADIDELVDYADVADSIRDYNIAATSAAATSASIVDAAATSLQKQRSPSHENLLRTEPKFQKLSPEKYDQLVGNFGLGSGSVSGLGSGSGSAKAAERHMQQHADDIELYVDPCDYASLREIGLPLEEIQEMSKKLKQEQKDELLARRLQAIESKDCVRQEHRDRLLAIEAQDKELAKMLQDRMNSKKLFSCRYNYLGFKKEKAKAKRAKEKARLRKTQQKEAAEAANGNGSLLCGTNSHCGPLLPLPPDCLSSNGNQSQADIDVEAYSNPIDVLNSSREQRPHNGPLTNGSLTRDGGSSSNHSSMQRQQRNMVPIRGEDDIYTLPVDSCRPGPRPLSLHVTEAMPPVQNHNSMTRSEHYGSEAGSHDSSHQSGQDVSPHMKYSKSGNFGIYIKVPVPRRLTCQFKVLEDQIQVKIVKRSPRTSARISEP; from the exons TGTGCAAGGAGTGGCTCGTGCGTGAGGATGGCGCTCTGGCCTATAAGCTTCAGTCCCAAGAGA TTAATGACTTCTACAAGGGAAATCGGTACAGAAACGCAGTGGTTCGCGAGGACTTCCCAACAGCCCTGCACGAACAAatcaaggagaaggagcaggcaCAGCGAAGAGTGGATGCCTACAGAAGACGTCTGACAGAACA GGAGGAGCATGACAAGCGAGTGGCCAAAGAAATAGCTGACAAACTGGAGCGTGatctgcaggagcagcagcaaaaggagCTGATGCAAAGCGAGTTGATTGCCAAGCAAATGCAG GAAATCTATGTTAATTTGCCGCCCGTACCGCCGCCAGTCACACGGGACAAGAGTCGTCCGCCGCCACGTCCCGCCAAAGCAAGTATAcacctgcaacagcagcagcagacacaACAGACACAGTcgacacagcagcaacatcagccaGAGCCGAGCACCTCACAGCAGGCTAGATATCACagtcagctgcagcagcagcaaccgttgcagctgcagcagcaacacttcTCACAAACAGACAACTATGTAGGATTATCGCTTATACCAAATATTGTTGACCTGCcgggggcagcagcagcatgcaCCACTCCCAGTAGAAATGCACAGGCACAAAATCAGCTGTTGGTGAGTGATGTGTTATCAtcgccacagcagcagcagcaacatcactCACGTTTTCACCACGcacagcagccgccgcagcagcagcaacatcaatcATCATCGCCGGCACGTCGGGCACGGGCACCAACAAATGCCACCACATCTGCAACAACTAACATGCCCAGCACTTCATCCATAACTCagcacccacccacacacaccgCACACCCGGCTGACATCGATGAGCTGGTGGACTATGCCGATGTTGCTGACAGCATTCGCGACTACAACATCGCTGCCACGAGcgcggcagcaacatcggccAGCATTGTCgatgcagctgcaacatcaCTCCAGAAACAACGCTCCCCGTCACACGAAAATCTCCTAAGAACCGAACCGAAATTTCAGAAATTGTCACCCGAGAAATACGATCAACTTGTGGGCAATTTCGGTTTGGGATCTGGATCTGTATCGGgattgggatcgggatcgggatcggccAAGGCAGCTGAGAGACACATGCAGCAACATGCCGATGACATTGAGCTCTATGTGGATCCCTGCGACTATGCGAGTCTGCGGGAGATCGGGCTGCCGCTGGAGGAGATTCAGGAGATGAGCAAGAAGCTGAAGCAGGAGCAGAAAGATGAG TTGCTGGCTCGCCGTCTGCAGGCCATTGAGTCGAAGGACTGTGTGCGTCAGGAGCACAGGGATCGCCTGCTGGCCATTGAGGCACAGGACAAGGAACTGGCCAAAATGCTGCAGGATAGG ATGAATtccaaaaaattattttcctgTAGGTACAACTACTTAGGATTCAAAAAG GAAAAGGCCAAAGCCAAGAGGGCCAAGGAGAAAGCTCGTCTGCGAAAAACTCAGCAGAAGGAAGCCGCAGAGGCTGCCAATGGAAACGGTAGTCTGCTTTGTGGCACCAATTCCCACTGCGGTCCACTGCTACCACTGCCCCCGGATTGCCTTTCCAGCAATGGCAATCAGTCGCAGGCCGACATCGATGTGGAGGCCTACTCCAATCCCATAGACGTGCTCAACAGTAGTCGTGAACAGCGGCCCCACAACGGACCTTTGACCAATGGCAGCCTGACCAGAGATGGGGGCTCGAGCTCCAATCACAGTTCCATGCAGAGGCAACAAAGGAACATGGTGCCCATAAGGGGCGAAGATGATATCTACACACTGCCCGTGGACAGTTGTAGGCCAGGTCCAAGGCCTCTTTCATTGCACGTGACGGAGGCAATGCCACCAGTTCAAAACCACAACTCCATGACCAG GTCCGAGCATTATGGATCAGAAGCCGGATCCCACGACAGCTCGCATCAGAGTGGCCAAGACGTATCGCCACACATGAAGTACTCCAAGTCCGGCAATTtcggtatatat ATCAAAGTGCCAGTCCCACGCCGCCTTACATGCCAATTCAAGGTACTCGAAGATCAAATTCAAGTGAAGATCGTAAAAAGAAGTCCAAGGACAAGTGCACGCATCAGTGAACCATAA
- the LOC6732677 gene encoding basic-leucine zipper transcription factor A isoform X4, whose protein sequence is MNNFTTTTAAAPPKEALPRSGHVNEVCKEWLVREDGALAYKLQSQEINDFYKGNRYRNAVVREDFPTALHEQIKEKEQAQRRVDAYRRRLTEQEEHDKRVAKEIADKLERDLQEQQQKELMQSELIAKQMQEIYVNLPPVPPPVTRDKSRPPPRPAKASIHLQQQQQTQQTQSTQQQHQPEPSTSQQARYHSQLQQQQPLQLQQQHFSQTDNYVGLSLIPNIVDLPGAAAACTTPSRNAQAQNQLLQPPQQQQHQSSSPARRARAPTNATTSATTNMPSTSSITQHPPTHTAHPADIDELVDYADVADSIRDYNIAATSAAATSASIVDAAATSLQKQRSPSHENLLRTEPKFQKLSPEKYDQLVGNFGLGSGSVSGLGSGSGSAKAAERHMQQHADDIELYVDPCDYASLREIGLPLEEIQEMSKKLKQEQKDELLARRLQAIESKDCVRQEHRDRLLAIEAQDKELAKMLQDRMNSKKLFSCRYNYLGFKKEKAKAKRAKEKARLRKTQQKEAAEAANGNGSLLCGTNSHCGPLLPLPPDCLSSNGNQSQADIDVEAYSNPIDVLNSSREQRPHNGPLTNGSLTRDGGSSSNHSSMQRQQRNMVPIRGEDDIYTLPVDSCRPGPRPLSLHVTEAMPPVQNHNSMTRSEHYGSEAGSHDSSHQSGQDVSPHMKYSKSGNFGIYIKVPVPRRLTCQFKVLEDQIQVKIVKRSPRTSARISEP, encoded by the exons TGTGCAAGGAGTGGCTCGTGCGTGAGGATGGCGCTCTGGCCTATAAGCTTCAGTCCCAAGAGA TTAATGACTTCTACAAGGGAAATCGGTACAGAAACGCAGTGGTTCGCGAGGACTTCCCAACAGCCCTGCACGAACAAatcaaggagaaggagcaggcaCAGCGAAGAGTGGATGCCTACAGAAGACGTCTGACAGAACA GGAGGAGCATGACAAGCGAGTGGCCAAAGAAATAGCTGACAAACTGGAGCGTGatctgcaggagcagcagcaaaaggagCTGATGCAAAGCGAGTTGATTGCCAAGCAAATGCAG GAAATCTATGTTAATTTGCCGCCCGTACCGCCGCCAGTCACACGGGACAAGAGTCGTCCGCCGCCACGTCCCGCCAAAGCAAGTATAcacctgcaacagcagcagcagacacaACAGACACAGTcgacacagcagcaacatcagccaGAGCCGAGCACCTCACAGCAGGCTAGATATCACagtcagctgcagcagcagcaaccgttgcagctgcagcagcaacacttcTCACAAACAGACAACTATGTAGGATTATCGCTTATACCAAATATTGTTGACCTGCcgggggcagcagcagcatgcaCCACTCCCAGTAGAAATGCACAGGCACAAAATCAGCTGTTG cagccgccgcagcagcagcaacatcaatcATCATCGCCGGCACGTCGGGCACGGGCACCAACAAATGCCACCACATCTGCAACAACTAACATGCCCAGCACTTCATCCATAACTCagcacccacccacacacaccgCACACCCGGCTGACATCGATGAGCTGGTGGACTATGCCGATGTTGCTGACAGCATTCGCGACTACAACATCGCTGCCACGAGcgcggcagcaacatcggccAGCATTGTCgatgcagctgcaacatcaCTCCAGAAACAACGCTCCCCGTCACACGAAAATCTCCTAAGAACCGAACCGAAATTTCAGAAATTGTCACCCGAGAAATACGATCAACTTGTGGGCAATTTCGGTTTGGGATCTGGATCTGTATCGGgattgggatcgggatcgggatcggccAAGGCAGCTGAGAGACACATGCAGCAACATGCCGATGACATTGAGCTCTATGTGGATCCCTGCGACTATGCGAGTCTGCGGGAGATCGGGCTGCCGCTGGAGGAGATTCAGGAGATGAGCAAGAAGCTGAAGCAGGAGCAGAAAGATGAG TTGCTGGCTCGCCGTCTGCAGGCCATTGAGTCGAAGGACTGTGTGCGTCAGGAGCACAGGGATCGCCTGCTGGCCATTGAGGCACAGGACAAGGAACTGGCCAAAATGCTGCAGGATAGG ATGAATtccaaaaaattattttcctgTAGGTACAACTACTTAGGATTCAAAAAG GAAAAGGCCAAAGCCAAGAGGGCCAAGGAGAAAGCTCGTCTGCGAAAAACTCAGCAGAAGGAAGCCGCAGAGGCTGCCAATGGAAACGGTAGTCTGCTTTGTGGCACCAATTCCCACTGCGGTCCACTGCTACCACTGCCCCCGGATTGCCTTTCCAGCAATGGCAATCAGTCGCAGGCCGACATCGATGTGGAGGCCTACTCCAATCCCATAGACGTGCTCAACAGTAGTCGTGAACAGCGGCCCCACAACGGACCTTTGACCAATGGCAGCCTGACCAGAGATGGGGGCTCGAGCTCCAATCACAGTTCCATGCAGAGGCAACAAAGGAACATGGTGCCCATAAGGGGCGAAGATGATATCTACACACTGCCCGTGGACAGTTGTAGGCCAGGTCCAAGGCCTCTTTCATTGCACGTGACGGAGGCAATGCCACCAGTTCAAAACCACAACTCCATGACCAG GTCCGAGCATTATGGATCAGAAGCCGGATCCCACGACAGCTCGCATCAGAGTGGCCAAGACGTATCGCCACACATGAAGTACTCCAAGTCCGGCAATTtcggtatatat ATCAAAGTGCCAGTCCCACGCCGCCTTACATGCCAATTCAAGGTACTCGAAGATCAAATTCAAGTGAAGATCGTAAAAAGAAGTCCAAGGACAAGTGCACGCATCAGTGAACCATAA